GCGAGCTGCCGCAGGACCGCGGTCTGCTGCTCTGGGCTGGTGGCGGTGTGGGTGGCCGGCAGGAGCGCATCGAGGGCGGTGGGCAGCGGGGTTGCGTCTGTGGGGAGGCCGAAGAGGTGAGCGCGCAGTGCTTGGGCAAGACCGTGACGGGTCCGCCTCGCGAGCGGTGGTTGAACTCGGCTGCCGCCTGTCGACGAACGCTGAAGCTGACGATCGTCGAGGTGACGGGCCACCGGCCGGCCGACGATGACCACGGCGCGCAGCGTGCCGGTCTCGTCGGCGGCTCCGACGGCGAAGATCTGACCTACGGGCGGCGGATGGTGGCGGTGCCAGTCGCGCACGAAGTCCTTCGCCTCACGTGAGCGGACCGGCACCAGGTGCAGCCGGACGTCGCTCACACGGCCTTCCCGAAGTCGGACTGGGCCGGCGCGTGCTTCGCCACGGCGCGGGCGGTGATCGCCTTCGACGCGCGGGCGGACGCCGCGGACAGCTCCTCCGCTCCGGGCTCCCGGTACCACGGGCGCAGATCGAGCATGGCGGCCCTCATGCCGGTGGCGAAGCAGAGCGCGGTGCCCTTGGGGAGGGCACGGATCGCGTCGGCGGGCAGGATCCGCTCCTGCCGCATGCTGACCGAGGTCGACTTGCCGGACTCCGAGTGCGAAGTGGACGTGGTCTCCACGTCGTGGTCGCCGATCAAACGGCTCAACTTGTCTGCGAAATCGGGATCGTCGATGCCGCTGCCGATGACCTTTACCGTCGAGGCAGACCACATGGCATCCATACCCGCGTCCCCCCAAACCTTTTGGCCCTGGCGGTAGGACTGCAAAATGGTGATAGGGATGATCCCGCGACTTCCGAGGTGCGAATACAAATCCGGGAGGTCTGAAATCTTGCAAACATTCGCGGCCTCGTCGAGGATCGCGAGCATCGGCGGGTCAAGGCGTCCGCCTGCGCGTTCGGCCTGAGCGGTTGCGGCACGCATCACGGAGTCCGCGCAGGCCGCGATCAACGCCGAAGCTCCGCCTCCGCCGTCCTTGCTGAGCAGGAAAAGCGTGTCAGTCGAGGTGACGAATTGCTCCGGTCGAAATTCCCGGACGTCTTTCTGCGGTGTCACCCACGCGGCTATTTCCGCATTCAAGAGCGCGGAGGCGTACTGCCGGGCTGTTTCGTAGATTCCATCGCGCGTTTCCGGCGGCCCCTCGACGGTTCCTTTGAGCTGAGCGGCGACGGCGGCGAAATCATGGTCGCGGAGAATATCGAGCGGAGTGCGGTCGGCGGGGAAGGCGAGCCACTGCATGATGTCGGTGATCGGTCGCTCGTCGAGCGCCGTGGCCAGCAGCAACTGGGACAGGATGTTGCTGCCGGCCTTCGACCAGAAGTCGCCCTGCTGGGAGGCGTCCACCGAGGCTGCGAGGAAATGCCCGGCGAGCCGGTTCGCCCCGTCCAGGGTTCTCGCGCTGGCGAGAGGGTTCCACCACATCTCGCGTGCGGCGTGGGCGATCTGCTGCGTGTCCATGGTCCACACCGCCCCCGCCTTGGCCCGGGCCTCGTAGGCAGTGGTGAAGGCGTCTCCGGCGGCCTTGTTCGACGTCAGCAGGACCGGGCCTGGCGCGCTGAGCATGGAGGGGATGGCGAGCGAGGTCGTCTTGCCGGACCGGGGCGCCATGATCGCGACGGCGACGTCCTCGAACCCCATCCGTACCTCGTGGCGGCTGCCCTGCAGATTACCGAGGAGGATGCCGGTGTCCTTCGCGTCGATGCGCTTGGTGTCCTTCAGACTTGGGCGCAAAGAGCGGGCCTTGTCGGTGATCGCCTTGGCCATCAGCGGCTTGATGTCCCGGGCCTTGGCCATGTCGGTGATCTTCTGCCGACCGCCCCTTCGGTTCTTGTGCCGGGCCCACAGGATGCCCGCCCCCACACCGAGGGCAAGGAGCAGGACAACGGGGACGATGCGGGCACTGATCAGCAGGGACGTTTCTCCTGCGTCGGGCCAGACCTGCTCGGGGTGGAGCAGGGCGGTGGTCGGCTGGTAGGGGGCCCAGGTGGCGCCGGTGAGGTAGGCGGTGATGTTGCCGGACAGCCAGGCGAGGTGGGACAGGGGGACGACGACGGCGAGCACTCCGAGAAGGAGGCGCAGGACGAGGTCGTACCCGTCGGTGTTGCTGTTGGAGGAGGAAGGGGGCAAGGGCTACGTGCTTCCGGGCGGGGACGGGGGGGGGTGCCTCTATGTGTTTCGTCAAGGCGCCCGTGGTGGGTTTGGGGTAGTTCGGTGTTGCTGGGGTCACGCGGCGAGCTCAACGTCTTTCGGCGCCCGAGTCTCGTAGAAGGTGCCGTCGCGGAGCATGGCGAACAGGACGCTGATGCGTTGGCGGGCGAGGCGGAGGAGGGCTTGGGTGTGGGTCTTGCCGCGGGCGCGTTGCTTGTCGTAGTAGGCGCGGGAGGCGGGGTCGGCGTTCATACAGGCGAAGGCAGAGAGGAACATGGCGCGTTTGAGCTGCCGGTTTCCGCCTCGGGGGGCGTGTTCGCCGTGGATAGAGGTGCCCGACTGCTTTGTCGTGGGCGCGAGACCGGCGTAGGAGGCCAGGTGGGCGGCGGTGGGGAAGCTGGAGCCATCGCCGACGGTGACCAGCAGGACGGCGGCGGTCCTGACGCCGACGCCGGGCATCGAGGTCAGGACCTGGGAAAGAGGGTGGGCCTCCAGCAGGGCGTTGATCTGGGCTTCCATTGCCCGGCGTTGGGTGTGGACGGCGGCCAGGGACGCGGCGAGAGAGGGGATAACGATGTCGAGGGTGCCGGCGCCCGGGACCACAACGGTTTGCTCGTCGAGCGCGTCGAAGACCTCGTCGATCAGCCGCTGGGCCATGCGTGGGGCCTTGGGCCGGATCAGTTCGACGAGCCTGCGGCGGCCGGCTTTGCGCAGGGCGGACGGGGAGCCGTAGCGCTCCAGCAGCCAGGTCACAGCCTGGTGGTCCAGACGTGGCCCGAGGACGCGTTCCAGGGAGGGGTGGAACTGGGTGAGCAGGCCGCGTATCCGGTTGGAGGTGCGGGTGGCCTCTGCGGCGAGGTCCTGGTCGAAGCCGACGAGGACGGTGAGCTCGGCGGTGATCTCGTCGGTGAGTTCGAGCGAGCGCAGGGTGTGCGGCATGGTGCGGGCCGCGTCCGCGATCACCGCGGCGTCCTTGGCATCGGTCTTGGCCTCGCCGGGGTAGAGGTCGGCGATCCGGCGCATGGCCAGGCCGGGCAGGTAGGCGACGCGGCAGCCGGCGTCGCGGGCGACGGTCAGCGGGAGGGCACCGATGGAGGCGGGCTGGTCCACGATGACCAGGACGGTGCCGAACTTCGCGGCAAGTTTGTCGAACACGGCCCGCAGCTTCGGTTCGCTGTTGGGCAGCGGCTTGTCGAAGACCTTCTTGCCGGCCGGGGTGAGTCCGTGGCCGTGGTGAGCGGACTTGCCGACGTCCAGGCCGAGGAACACGCCCACGTCTTCGATCTCGAACATCGCACCCTTCCAGGGGTGTTGACGGTGCCGGCCTCGGCTCGGGTGTCGTGCTCGCGCATCCACGTTATGCAGACCTGCCGCCCGCGAACTGCCCGGCATTGCGCCGGACCGGACGGTGGCCGGACCTCTGATCAGCGTCTCCGACGAACACCCCCGGACCCGGCGACACCACCCCCCAGGTCATGCCTTCGACAGGGGGCAACAGTCATACCGGGCCCGGAGGCCAGCGGCCCCGTTGCAGGACCGCGAAAAAGATAACGGGGGATCAGCGGCTGCGGCTGTTGTTGGCCGGCGGCTGTCGCGAGGGGACCGGACTCGTCGGCGGGGCGGCGCGCCGGGCAGCGAGGGAGTGGACGCGTTCTTCCAGCGCCCCGGCGACGTACACGGCGAGCACGTCCGTGGTCCTATAGGTGACGACGTTCGGGTCGTGGGTCGGGAGACTGCACCCGCTGTCGATGCTCGGTACGGGCTTCGGATCGGCGAGCGCAGCGGTGAACGCGGCGACCAGGCGGGCGGGAGTGTGCGCGCCGAAGCGGGCCTGCCACACCGGCCGGGCCGGGCCGAGCGTGGCGGTGACGAACCAGGCTCCCGGTTCTTCCGCGCTGCCCAGCCGCTGGAGATACGCGGTGCCGTCGGGCGACACGAGGCCGTTGCCCGCGGAGGCGGGCGACCAGCCGATCTGTTGGAGCGGCTCGAACGGATCGGAGGGCGCGCCCGCCGGCGGGGCCGGGTCGGTGAGGGCGTCGGTGGCGGCGGCGATGAGTTCGACGGGCGTGCGGGCGCTGAAGCTCGCGTACCAGGCGGGCCGGTCCGGCTCCGCAGCGTGGCTCAACGTCCACCACTGGCCGTCGGGGTCGGGCTCCAGGCGCAGGAGGGCCTTCTGGTCGGGGCTGGAGAGCAGGACGCGCGGCATCAGGGGGTCGTTGCCGTGACTCCAGCCGCAGGCACGATGGAGGGGGACGGTGATCCAGGCGGGGTCACCGCCGCCGGTGAGGTGACGCGGTGCGATGAAGTCGACCTCGACGGTCTCGGGAGTCGGGGGCATGCTCACTTTCGTGCCGCAGTGCGCCGGACGGGTGCGGGGGCCGGTATGGGGGCCAGGGGCGAACGGGCCTTGCGAGCGGCGGAGTTGATTTCCCGGAGCGCCTTTCCGTGGGTGGCCCAGTCGTCGAGGTAGCTCCACGATTCGGCGTGATGCTCGGCGAGGGCGTCGTCGAAGTCGGCGGTGCCGGGCTTGGCGGTGGCCGGGAGAGCGTCTCGGGTCTCCAGCCACTGCTCGTGCAGTTCGTCGAGCCGGTCGAGGGCGGCGTGCAGAACGCCCAACTGGTAGACCCAGCGGCTCTGCACCGTGTTCTCCGGCAGATGGGCCAGCTGTGTCTCGGCGGTGGCCAGCAGGTGACGGGCGCCGTAGCGGAGCGGCTCGAACGCCGTGAGGGTGTCGGCGTCGCGCTGGCTCGCGCGCATGCCGTAGGCGTGGTCGTCGTGGGGCCAGCCGTCGAGGTCGGTGTGCTCGTCGGAGTAGGCGTCCCAGGCGTCGAGGATGTTCTTGCTGTCGCTCAGATAGTCGTCGAGGTGGCGGAGGAAGTCGCGGTGTGCGTGGTGGTCGGTGGAGATGAGGTGGAGTCCTGTCGGTTCAGCGGCGAGCGGCCGGCTGGGCTAGGCCGACGTTCGCCGGGGTCGTCGCGGGTTTCGTCTGCTGCCGGCGGGCGGAGCGTGCCTGCGCGCGGAGGGATTTGAGGCGCGTGGCGTGGGCGTCGACCACCTGCTGTGGGCGCAGTGGGCTGGGCTCCTGCACGGCGCTGTAGTGGCCGGTGCGGTCGTACATGCCGCGCTGGAGCGGGCTACGGTCGGCCAGTGCGGTGAGGAACGATCCGACCAGGTGGGCGGGGGTGTGTTCGTCGAAGTAGGCGTGCCAGATGCGCGGGCCGTGGAACTCTCCGTGGCCGGGCTGGCGGGTCTCGACGTGCCAGGACGGCCGGTCGCGGAATTCGCTCAACGGGCGCAGTTCGATGTGACACATGGAGTTTGGCGAGCGCGCTGTGGCGTCTGAGTCGCGGTGCCACCCCGCCGAGGTCACCGGCTGCCATGGGTCCGGCTGCTGTGGCGGCGGGACGATGAGGGCGTCCGTGAAGCCGGCGAGGATCTCGGCGGGCACGAGTTCGTCGAACTCGGCGTACCAGCCGGGCTCGGTGTCGGTGGGCTCCGCCCGCAGCCGCCACCACGCGGAGGTGCGGGACTGCGGGTCGAACTGGAGGCGGTGGCGAAGGTCGGGGCTGCGCAGGACGATTTCGGCGCTCAGGGGGTCGGAGACGGCGCTCCATCCGGCGGCGGCCAGGCCGTGGGTGACGTGGCGGGCGTCTCCGGGGCCGGCGAGGTGGCGGGGGCTGGTGTCGAACGGGATCTGCCCGGCGTGCTTGTCTGCGAAGGCGGCGAGCTGCCGTTCGCTCAGCGGCACCAGCAGCACCCCGGCTCGCTCGCGGCGGCGCTGCCGTACAGGTCGCGGAGGTCGTCCAGGACGTAGTGGAGGGTGTGCTGGTCGGCCTGCTCCCACGCGGCCGTGCGCAACTCGGCAGTCCGAACGTCGACCTGCGCGGTGCGCGGCGTGTCCGGGTGGTCCTGCACGGCACGAGCGAGGGCGCGCAGGGTGTCGGCGAGCTGGACGGGCAGGCCCGTGTACTCGTCGAGGAGAGGCTCGACGAGGGCGAGGGCTTCCACGGGGTCGGGGTTCTCGCGCAGGTAGTCGGTGAGGTCCGACAGTGTTTCGGTCAGTGTGCGGATGGTGTCCGGGGTGAGTGCGGGCATCGGGCTCCTTGGAACGGGGCGGCGGGTCAGCGGCGGGTCCGGGCGCCGCCGGCCGGGGTGTAGGGACGGACGCTGGTGCGCGGCCGGGTACTTCGGGCGCTGTTGCGGGCCCAGGTGGCGGCGCGGGCGGCCGTGATCCGGGCCTGCTGCCACGCACTGAGCTGGGAGGGCTTGACGGAGACCGACCAGGTACGGATCTGCGCGCTGTGCGGAACGCGTCCGCGCGGGCGCATCACGGGATCGGGGCCGGCGAGTTCGGTCGAGAAGGCTTGCACCAGGTGCATCGGCGTGTTCGGCGTGAAGTTGGCCGTCCAGCCGTTGCCCTGCTTGTCCTTCGCTCCGGTCCACCACATCGCCGAGCCGTCGGCGCCCTGGTGGTACTGCATCCACGCGGTGCCGTCGGGGCTGGTCGCCATGTAGTGCTCGCCCTCGAAATGCGTGTGCCAGTTCTGCTCCTGCAACGGCGCCCAGACGTTGGGGGCGTGGGCGGAGCGGGGACGGGTGAGGGCGTCGGTCAACCCGGCGACGATCTCCACCGGCGTCTGCCGGCCCAGGTGCGCCGACCACTCGCCGTTGGGGCCGTCCGCTCTGCCGTGGATGGTCCACCCGCCGGGAAAAACATAGGGGTCGTAGGCGACACGGACGGTGCGGTCCGGGCTCTCCATGAACAGAGGACCGCCCGACTTGGACTTGTCCCGCCAGCCCGAGGCGCGCAGGAACTCCGAGACGTGCCGGACGTCGCCGCCGCCGGCGAGGGCACGGGGCTGGACGAGGTAGTGCTGCTCGGCCTGCTCGCCTGGCCCCCAGCCCTGCCACTGCTTCTTCTTCACCGGCGCCGCCGGACGACGAGCGGGGCGGGTGCCGGGGGCTTCGCCGCGGTGGTGGCGGGCAGGGTGCCGACGTGCTGCAGGGCGTCTTTGTGTTCGTCCAGGTCGAGGGTGATGTCGTGCAGTTCGTTCGAGGCGCGGCCCAGCGCGAGCCACACCTCTGCGGGGAGGGCGCCTCGCTCTGCCTGGTCCTTGGCGAACACGCTGCCGGTGGCGACGAGGTGGGTGACGCCGCCGAGGACTCCGGCGTCCGGGTCGAGAACGCGGGCGATGACCTGCGCGGCCTGGGGAGGGGGAAGCTGAGAGAGGTGGTCGGCGAGCTGGCCGAGCTGGCGGGTGATCTCGTCGGCCAGTCTCACCGGGTAGGGCGCGGGGCGGGACATGCTCCTCCGGGTCGGTGGACGGTCAGTGGTGGTGGCGGTGACCGACGCGCTGCGTCTCGGCGAGGACGGCCTCCGGGCGGGCGCCGGCCAGCGGGGAGGCGCGGTCGGGGCCGGTCGGGATGCAGGCGCGCAGGTAGCGGCGGAACAGGGCTGTCGCGAGTCGGGGTTTGAGCCGGTTGCTGATCGGTGGGGGTGTGCGGGCTGCTACGGGTTTCTCCGGGGATCGGGCGGTGCGGGGGCGGCCCCGGCGTGGTGCCGGGGCCGCCCGGGCGTCTTACGGGGTGTGGCGGGCCGGTGCGGGGCGCGAGGGAGAGCTGGCCGGCGGTGCCGGTTGCTGCGCGGCAGGGCGGGCCGCACGGGTGCGGATGTCGTGCACGGCCTGCCGGTAGGTGGCTTCGTCGAAGACGTCGGGCGTGCAGTTGACCTCGTAACCGGCCACGAGCAGCGCGGGGATGGCGCGGCTCGCCAGGCGCTTCTGCTCGTCGGCACCGAGGTGTTCGGGCACGGTGTGCCAGATGTAGAGCGGCCCGCCCGTGGGGTATTCGTGGCGTTCCAAGCCGAGCTGTTCCAGCAGGTCGTGGAGCTGTGCGGGGGCGCCGGTCGAGGTGTCGGCGTGGATGGTCGTCGTCAGGGCCTTGATGCAGATCTCGACGTCCGTGCCGTACTCGTCGGCCAAATTGGCCATGGGCCTCTCTTCGGGGTCAACGGCGGTTGGGCCTTGGTGATGGTGACGTACTCCAGCACCCAGAAGTCGGGCTCCGTCTGCTTCATCGAGCCCTGGTGGTCGGCGTGCGGGTGCCGGCCGGGGCCGGCGGCATGGAAGCTGGGGCGGAGGTGGGCGCGGTCCGGCCTGCGGGGTGCTGCAGGGCGGTGCCGATGCCGAGCCGGTCGAGCCGCAGGCCGATCTCGCGCAGGGCGCGCGCCTGCGCCTGGGTGTCGTCGCCGTTGAGGCGGTAGATGCCGCTCTGCGGGTCCTGGACGAAGCCGTTGGCCACGAGGACGGCGCCAGCACGGTCGTCGACGGGGGCGGTGGCGACGCTGCCGTCCTGCTGCCAGGTCAGGAGGACCCGGTCCGGCTGGGAGGGCTGGATGCCGCCCAGGGCGTTGTGCCGGACCTGGGCGAGCGCGCTGTCGTAGCGGGCGAGCAGGTCGCCGGCGACCTGCTCGGCGCTCAGGAACGGGTCGTCCGCCAGGGCGATGCCGTTGGGCTCGGGGACGGCGCGGTACGCCTCGTCGGGCAGGGCGGGGGGGGGCGACGGCGGCGATGAGGAATCCGTCGCGCTCGTCATGCCGGTTAAGGACGACAAGCTGGGCGCCGTCCGGGCGGCTCAGGACGGCGGCCTGCTGGAGCGGGTGCTCGGCGAGGGAGGCGGCGACCAGGTCCAGATCCCAGATGCGGTCGGAGAGTTCGGCGAGATCGTCCTTGGCGTCGGCCGGCAGGTGGGAGCTGGACCAGCTGTCGGGGAGTTCGCTGGCGAGGACGTCGGCGTACGAGGAAAGGCGCTCGGAGGTGTCGTGGTCGTGCATGGTGTCCTTGGGCGAGGTGGGAGTCAGCGACGCAGTCCGGCGGCCACCGGGGGCGGCGGAGCCGGGAGCGTGCGCGGCGGGGGCGGGCAGGCGCACACGGCGGAGCGCTCGCGTTCGGTGGCGGGGACCTCCCCGCTGCAGGTGCTGCGGCAGGGGTGGGGTGCGTGCCGGTCGGCGAGCGTGTTGCGGGTGTCGGCGAGGTCGGTGCGGATGACGCGAAGGTGCTCGTCGGCGAGGTAGCGCAACCGCCGTGCGATGTAAGGGTCGGCCGCCTGGCCGAGCCCGTCGTGGAAGTCGGCGGTGGCGGTGAGGACTTCGTCCAGCGCGGCGAGGATGCCGTCGTGGGCGGCGGTCAGCTCGATCAGGGCGTCGGCCGCCTCTTCCGTGGTGGTGGCCTCGCGAATGCGCTCGGCAATATGGGCGACGGAGGAGCTCAGCGGCAGGTAACTGGCCCGACGGGAACCAGTGTCGAAGTCCTCTTCGCAGTCGACGTGGTACCCGGCGACCCGGAGGCGGGCGACTGCGTCGGTGGCGAGACGGGACTCGTCTTCCTCGGTGAGGCCGGTGAGGCCGGTGGGGGCGCGGTGGTAGGTCTCGTGGACGCGGACGACAGCGATGAAACCCGCGCGCTGCAGGACGCTGTGCGCCTCGGAGTCCCCGCCGCGGGCGAGGAGTTCGTCGGAGTGCGGGTCACGGCGGATGTCCAGGAAGCGGTCGGTACGGGGCAACGAGACGTTTCTCCTACGGCGATCGGTGAGCGGTGCGCCGGACGGCGGGCGGCACGGCGGCGACCCGCGGCTGGACCAGGCGCGCTGCGGTGCTGTCCAGGTCCTGCTGGATGGCGTGGAGGCGGCGGGCAATCAGCTCCAGGCGGTGCGCCACATCGGTGCCGGCGGCGCCGGGCTGGCGGGCGATCCGGTGCGCGGTGTGCTCGACCAGTCCGCGGACCGTGGCAAGTGGACCGGCCTGCTCGTCGGCGAGCTGCGTGAGGACGCTCGCGAGCTGGGCCGACGCCGTGGGCGCCATACGGATGGCGGGTCGCGCCGTGGGGCCGGTGCGGACGGGGATCAGGTGGAGGTCCTGCTCGATGCGGCGCGCCTCGTCCGAGAGGCGCCGCAGGATATCCGCGGGCGGGGGTGGCCACGCGCCGTCGACGTGGATCAGGTTGGCGATCACATCGAGGCGTCCGGACTGGGCCTGAACGGCGATCCACCGGCAGCCGTCCTCCTTGCCGGGAATCTCGATACCGGCGGCCCGCGCGAGCCGGTGGGCGGCTTCTGCCCACTCGGGGCCGGTCAGCTCCCGGTCGTCCGGGTGAAGCCGGACGACGAGGTGGAGGATCGCCCGCCGGTCATCATCCGGGCTGGCGGCGAACGGATGCTCCAGGTACGGGTCTTCGAGGTGCTCGGCCCACTGGAGGGACGTCCAGGTCCTCTGCTCGTCGTCCAGGGTGAAGTAATCCAGGCCCGGCCAGTGGGCGACGACCGTGTACTCCGTCAGGCCCTCGTTCGGCGAGACCGGCCGCCCCAGAGCCTCGGCGAGCGAGTCGTGCGGAGCGTGGGTCCGCTGATGGAGGCGGGGAATCACCGGCCGCCCCGGATGTCGGCGATGTGCACCAACTGGTTGAGGGCGGTGGTGGTGTACCAGCCGCAGTCGATCAGCTCGTTGCGGCCGACGTACCGCGGCAGGAGAGCGTCCTCCATGGCTCGCAGGTAGATCAGGCAGTCCGGGCAGCGGCGCGAGAGGTGCACGAGGTAGCGGGGATGGCCGGTGACGTAGGACTGGGATCCGCCGGTCGCATCCCGCAGCCGCCATCCGTCCTCGTCGGTCGGGGTGTGCCAGGACGGGGCGACGACGCGCATCGCGTCTCCCCACAGTTCACCGTCGGCCACCCCCTTGAGGACGACGACGGTGTCACCGGCCTGGAAGTGCTGGTGCGTGATGTCCCGGTCGGGGGTGAGCGGGTCGGGTGTCGGCGCGAAGGCCGAGGTGGGCGGGGGCTGGGACATGCGGTTCGGTTCCTTCCACGCAATCGGTGG
This sequence is a window from Streptomyces sp. NBC_01217. Protein-coding genes within it:
- a CDS encoding XF1762 family protein, producing MSDVRLHLVPVRSREAKDFVRDWHRHHPPPVGQIFAVGAADETGTLRAVVIVGRPVARHLDDRQLQRSSTGGSRVQPPLARRTRHGLAQALRAHLFGLPTDATPLPTALDALLPATHTATSPEQQTAVLRQLAEQLRNATEIIQRYQYRAQWDRLADSVAEQLRDAHDQAHQIPQALDRVAPAFSSRPTTDTTPGPQPDHGRSATAPATTPTPPAVRHR
- a CDS encoding type IV secretory system conjugative DNA transfer family protein, with the protein product MPPSSSNSNTDGYDLVLRLLLGVLAVVVPLSHLAWLSGNITAYLTGATWAPYQPTTALLHPEQVWPDAGETSLLISARIVPVVLLLALGVGAGILWARHKNRRGGRQKITDMAKARDIKPLMAKAITDKARSLRPSLKDTKRIDAKDTGILLGNLQGSRHEVRMGFEDVAVAIMAPRSGKTTSLAIPSMLSAPGPVLLTSNKAAGDAFTTAYEARAKAGAVWTMDTQQIAHAAREMWWNPLASARTLDGANRLAGHFLAASVDASQQGDFWSKAGSNILSQLLLATALDERPITDIMQWLAFPADRTPLDILRDHDFAAVAAQLKGTVEGPPETRDGIYETARQYASALLNAEIAAWVTPQKDVREFRPEQFVTSTDTLFLLSKDGGGGASALIAACADSVMRAATAQAERAGGRLDPPMLAILDEAANVCKISDLPDLYSHLGSRGIIPITILQSYRQGQKVWGDAGMDAMWSASTVKVIGSGIDDPDFADKLSRLIGDHDVETTSTSHSESGKSTSVSMRQERILPADAIRALPKGTALCFATGMRAAMLDLRPWYREPGAEELSAASARASKAITARAVAKHAPAQSDFGKAV
- a CDS encoding IS110 family transposase, with amino-acid sequence MFEIEDVGVFLGLDVGKSAHHGHGLTPAGKKVFDKPLPNSEPKLRAVFDKLAAKFGTVLVIVDQPASIGALPLTVARDAGCRVAYLPGLAMRRIADLYPGEAKTDAKDAAVIADAARTMPHTLRSLELTDEITAELTVLVGFDQDLAAEATRTSNRIRGLLTQFHPSLERVLGPRLDHQAVTWLLERYGSPSALRKAGRRRLVELIRPKAPRMAQRLIDEVFDALDEQTVVVPGAGTLDIVIPSLAASLAAVHTQRRAMEAQINALLEAHPLSQVLTSMPGVGVRTAAVLLVTVGDGSSFPTAAHLASYAGLAPTTKQSGTSIHGEHAPRGGNRQLKRAMFLSAFACMNADPASRAYYDKQRARGKTHTQALLRLARQRISVLFAMLRDGTFYETRAPKDVELAA
- a CDS encoding DUF317 domain-containing protein — translated: MPPTPETVEVDFIAPRHLTGGGDPAWITVPLHRACGWSHGNDPLMPRVLLSSPDQKALLRLEPDPDGQWWTLSHAAEPDRPAWYASFSARTPVELIAAATDALTDPAPPAGAPSDPFEPLQQIGWSPASAGNGLVSPDGTAYLQRLGSAEEPGAWFVTATLGPARPVWQARFGAHTPARLVAAFTAALADPKPVPSIDSGCSLPTHDPNVVTYRTTDVLAVYVAGALEERVHSLAARRAAPPTSPVPSRQPPANNSRSR
- a CDS encoding DUF317 domain-containing protein produces the protein MPLSERQLAAFADKHAGQIPFDTSPRHLAGPGDARHVTHGLAAAGWSAVSDPLSAEIVLRSPDLRHRLQFDPQSRTSAWWRLRAEPTDTEPGWYAEFDELVPAEILAGFTDALIVPPPQQPDPWQPVTSAGWHRDSDATARSPNSMCHIELRPLSEFRDRPSWHVETRQPGHGEFHGPRIWHAYFDEHTPAHLVGSFLTALADRSPLQRGMYDRTGHYSAVQEPSPLRPQQVVDAHATRLKSLRAQARSARRQQTKPATTPANVGLAQPAARR
- a CDS encoding DUF317 domain-containing protein, with protein sequence MKKKQWQGWGPGEQAEQHYLVQPRALAGGGDVRHVSEFLRASGWRDKSKSGGPLFMESPDRTVRVAYDPYVFPGGWTIHGRADGPNGEWSAHLGRQTPVEIVAGLTDALTRPRSAHAPNVWAPLQEQNWHTHFEGEHYMATSPDGTAWMQYHQGADGSAMWWTGAKDKQGNGWTANFTPNTPMHLVQAFSTELAGPDPVMRPRGRVPHSAQIRTWSVSVKPSQLSAWQQARITAARAATWARNSARSTRPRTSVRPYTPAGGARTRR
- a CDS encoding relaxase/mobilization nuclease gives rise to the protein MIPRLHQRTHAPHDSLAEALGRPVSPNEGLTEYTVVAHWPGLDYFTLDDEQRTWTSLQWAEHLEDPYLEHPFAASPDDDRRAILHLVVRLHPDDRELTGPEWAEAAHRLARAAGIEIPGKEDGCRWIAVQAQSGRLDVIANLIHVDGAWPPPPADILRRLSDEARRIEQDLHLIPVRTGPTARPAIRMAPTASAQLASVLTQLADEQAGPLATVRGLVEHTAHRIARQPGAAGTDVAHRLELIARRLHAIQQDLDSTAARLVQPRVAAVPPAVRRTAHRSP